The sequence TAGCGGGGACCTCAGGTCCGCCTCCTTCGGAGAAGGGCGCGCGGAATGAACGTTCCTTCCGCTGCCTCCGGCCGCCAGAGAGGGCCTCATGTCCGCTTCCCTGGGTGAAGGTCGTGCGGAATGACGGTTCCTTCCGTCGCTTCAGGCTGCCGGAGGGGACCTCAGGTTCGCTTCTTCGGGAGAAGGGTGCGCGGAATGACGGTTCCTTTCGCTGCTTCCGGCCACTAGCGGGGACCTCAGGTCCGCTTCCTTGGAAGAGGAGTGCGCGGAATGAACGTTCCTTCCGTTGCTTCTGGCCGCCGGAGGGGACCTCTCGTTGTGGGGGCAGTTCCTGCGTGCTGAATGATTCACCGCTCCGCGCTCGACGCTCCGGCATGACGATGCGCGTGCCGCATACGCCTGTGAAGTCGGCGTGGGGCACTCGGGGCATGAAGCGGCGGGAGCGCACTCCGTGAAGAGGTACGACGTCGCGGTGGTGGGCGGAGGCCCGGCCGGGCTGGCTGTAGCCATCACCACCACCGCGCGCGGACTGAACACCGTGGTGTTGGAGCGGGCGACCGTACCCGCCGACAAGGCCTGTGGTGAAGGCCTGATGCCCCCGGCGCTCGCGGTGCTGGACCGACTCGGCGCGTTGGCGCTGCTGGACCGGCGTGAGAGTTCGCCCTTCATCGGCATCCGCTACGTGCAGGAGGACGGCTCCACGGTGGAGGGACTGCTCCCCGGAACTGGAGGACTCGGCGTGCGGCGCGTGGCCCTGGCCTCCGCGTTGGTGGCGCGGGCCCGCGACGTGGGCGTGGAGTTGCGCGAGCGCACGCAGGTGCTGTCCCACCGCCGCGCGAGTGAAGGCGTGACGCTGGAGACGGCGGAAGGCCCGGTGGAGGCGCGGATGCTGGTGGCGGCGGATGGGCTCGGCTCGCCGCTGCGGCGCGCGGAAGGACTGGATGTGGAGTCCACGGGTCCGAGGCGCTTCGGCCTGCGCCGTCACTTCCAACTGGAACCGTGGACGCCCTACGTGGAGGTGCACTTCGCGGACGGCGTGGAGGCCTATGTCACCCCCGCCGGAGCCCGCCGCGTGGGGCTCGCCTTTCTCTGGGAGGACGGCATCGTCGACGGACGCGTGGCCTTCGACACGATGCTCGCGCGCTTCCCACGCCTGACCGAGCGGCTCTCAGGAGCCACACCCGACTCGCAGGTACGAGGCGCGGGTCCCCTCGCGCGAGTGGCCCGCGCGCGCGTCGCGGACCGCTTCGCCCTCGTGGGAGACGCGGCTGGCTACGTGGATGCGCTGACGGGAGAAGGGCTCTCCCTCGCCTTCGCCTGCGCGGAATCCCTGGGCACGCTGCTGCCCGACGCACTGGCGAAGGGCGCCACGGCGGACGCCCTGCGCCCCTACGAGGCCTGCTTCCAGCGCGTGTTCCGCAAGTACGCCTGGACGACGCGCGCGCTGCTCATGCTGGCCCGCCGTCCCCGGCTGCGCCGCCCCGTGGTGCGCATGCTCGCGAGGGCGCCCTGGCTCTTCGAGCGCATCCTCCACGCCGTGGTGACCTGACGCTCTCTGCGCGCCTCCTCAACGCCGTGGTGTCTGACGCTCCTCCTGCGTCTCGTTCCCGTCACGACGGCCTGACGCTCTTCCGCGATACCTGACGCGGAGCTTCCCACCCGTCCGTAGCCTCCCGGTCCACACCGCTCCGGCGCAGTTGCCTCGCAGGCAACACGCCGGAACACGCGCGGAGTCGTGCTCCCTCGGGAGGTGCCGCGGGCCCGGTCCTTGCTCAGGGCCGGGCTCGTCGCATTCCCGTTCCCGATTCCCGCTCCCGGTGCCCATGGAAGCCACGCCCTCGAATCCTCATTCCCGAACCCGTGCTCGACGGTGGTTGTTCGCCGCCGGGCTGCTCCCCATTGCGCTGGGCGGCTTCGCGGCCCTCTCGGCCTCTGATTCGGGCCGCCTGGACCTGCCCGAGCAGCAGGACGTCGCCCTCGTCAACGACAAGCCCGTCTCGCTGGAGCGCTTCAACCGCCTCCTTACCTTCACCACCTCGCGGAGCGCGACGAAGGATGGCCGCGTCCCGGACGCGGATGCGCTCCTGCTCAAGAACGCGCTCGTCCAGAAGCTCATCGACGAGGCCGTCACCGACGCCGCCGCCAAGGATGCGGGCATCGAGGTGTCCGAGAAGGACATCGACGTCGCCCTCGACGCCTTCGCGCAGTCCTTCCCCAGCACCGACGCCTTCAAGCAGTACGTGGAGAACACCCCGGACGGCACCAGCACGGCCGTCCGTAGCGACATCCGCCAGCGCCTCCTGCGCGAGCGGCTCGCGAAGTATGAGGCCGTACCCGTCTCCGGTGAAGAGGTGAAGCGCTACTACGAGGAGCACCCCGAGCTGTTCCACCAGCCGAAGCGGGTGAACGCGAGCGAGGTGCTCGTGCTCCCCGGCAAGGACTCGTACAGCAAGGCCAAGGAGCTGCTGGAGAAGGTGCGCCAGGGCTCCATCGCCTTCGCTGATGCCGCCCGTCAGTCCTCGGATGGCTCCACGCGCGCCCTCGGCGGCGCCCGCGTGGACCTGACCGAGGCCACGATGGACTCCGCCGTGTGGAAGGCGCTCTTGGCGCGCAAGCCCGGAGAGCTCACCGACGTCATCGAGACGAAGGAGGGCTACTGCTTCTACCTCGTGCAGGACGTCCTCCCCGAGCTGGACCGCAAGCTCGAGGACGCCGCGCCGGAAATCCAGGCGCAACTGGCGCGCCTGTACGCGACCACCCGGCTCGAGGGCCTGCTCCCGCAGCTGCGCTCCAAGGCGGTCATCAAGAACACCTTCGCGGACCGCTACGCGGCGCTGCTCGCGGACCTGTTGAAGCCCGGCGCTCCCGCCTCGCAGGTCTCGTTCAGCCTCTCGTCCACCTCGTCGGCGCCGCAGCCCGTCCCGGCCGGCCCCGCCGCCAGCACCTCCTCGCAGTCGAGCCGCCCGCGTCCATGAGCCCCGCCACCACCTGGAGCATCACCGTGAAGCGCACTCCCTGGATTGCATGCCTCCTCCTGCTCCTCGGCGCCTTCGCCAGCGAGGCCGGCGACTACGCCGGGCCCCAGCAGGTGAAGACGACGGTGGGGTACATCGAGTTCTCCGAAGACGGCTACCTCTGGCCCTTCCAGGTCGCCTGTGCCCAGACGGGCTTCTCGCCCGCGCCGGCCGTGCAGATTGCCCCGGGCTCCGGAGACCCCGGCGTGGCCACGTCCAACCCCGTCTCCCTGCCCGCGGGCTGCCCCATCTTCGACACGAATGGCAATGGCCAGCCCGAGTTCAACTTCAACCTGAGGTTCAACTCGTTGCGGGACCTGGGGGTGAAGACCATCGTCTGCAACGGCACGCACGTCGACCCCGCGTACTGCGTGAGCGCGGTCAGCCCGCCCTGCAACGTCGTGTGTGATTTGGCGGCCGTGAGGAACTTTCCCAACCCCGTCGCGTTCCGCATCACCGTCGTCAACTCGCCGCCCACGGCCAGCATCAACCACACGCCCACGCCGGCCTGGAACAACACCGTCACGCTCCATGCCAATTCGGCTGACGCGGACGGCGGCCCGCTCACCCACGCGTGGCGCATCGTCAGCAAGCCGCCCATGTCCACGGCGACGCTGACGAACGCGAACACCGCCAACCCCACCATCACCTTCACCAGCGACCGCGACATCGGCACCTACAACTTCGCGCTGGACCTGGCCGACAACGAGGGCGAGCTGAAGTCCTTCAACTACTCGTTCTCCGTCCCCAACATCCCGCCGAGCATCACCGTCGCCGGGGCCACGGAGATTGACGCCAACACGCCCATCAACCTCACGGCGTCGCCCACCAACGACGTGGACGGCGGCGCGCTGACCTTCTCGTGGGACATCATCGAGGCGCCCACCCGCTCTGGCATGGTCGCGACGACGGGCTACGCCACCACGGCGGGCATCAACATCCCCACCACCGGCCTCCACGTGGGCACCTGGCGCTTCCGCGTCACCGCGCGCGACAACGAGGGCGCCACCGACGTCAAGACTGTCACCGTCACCGTGCGCAACCTGAAGCCGCGCATCTCCTTCTCCGGCCCCACGGAAATCGACGTGGGTCAGGCGCTCCAGGCGTCCACCACCGTGACCACGGATGACGACGGCGGCAACCTCACCTTCAAGTGGGAGCTGCTCCAGGCGCCCCAGTCCGCGGGCGTGTCTCCGCTGTCCGTGCTGTCCACCAGCGCCTCCGTCACTCGCGCCACCACGGCCAGTTCCGCCGGCACGTGGATTCTGCGCCTCACCGCCACCGACGACGAGGGCGAGTCCGTGCAGCAGGAGCGCTCCATCCTCGTGGATGGCCTGCCCACCGCGAGCATCACCGGGCCGGCCGTGGCGCACCTCCTGGAGTTCCCCCTGGTGCTGGACGGCCGCGACTCGGTGGACCCCGACTCGCCGTGCCCCAGCCAGGCCAACCGCTGCCACGTGACGGACACCGGCCCCGCGCGGAACATCTCGCCGGGCATCGTCAGCTACACCTGGTACGTGGTGGACATCCCTCCGGACGCGTGGGGCCGGTACACCACCGGCCGCGTGGATGACGTCTTCTTCGTCCCCGCGCACAACTCCACGCTGTCCCTGGAGTGGGACGACATGCAGCCCGGCCAGTGGCAGTTCGAGCTGGAGGTGACGGACGGCGAGGGCAACGTCGCGCGCACGCGGCACACCGTCGTCGTCGTCCCGCCGCAGACGCCGCCCGCCGCCGTCCTCAGCGGGTCCGCGTGGTACCTCGTCAACCTCGCGGGCGTGCTGCCCAACGCCATCGTGGTGAACGGCGCCGCCAGCTTCGACCTCGACAACGTGGTGACGGGCACGCCCGGCTCGGGCCTGGGCATCACCAACTACACCTGGTCCGCGGTGCCGCCCGTCGGCTGCGCCTCGCCGTCGCTGCCGAGCGGCCCCTCGGCCAGCGTCCTCACGCTCTATCCCGCGGGCGCCGTCGTCCCGCCGGCCTGCCAGGGCTTCTGGAGGATTCGCCTCACCGTCACCGACGACGACATGCCCGCGCAGACCAACTACGCGGAGGGAGGCATCACCATCGGCAACTGCGCGTCCGGCGTCTGCGTGGACGCGCCCACCACCCTCACGCCCGCCGTCGTCCAGTCCTTCG comes from Pyxidicoccus parkwaysis and encodes:
- a CDS encoding NAD(P)/FAD-dependent oxidoreductase codes for the protein MKRYDVAVVGGGPAGLAVAITTTARGLNTVVLERATVPADKACGEGLMPPALAVLDRLGALALLDRRESSPFIGIRYVQEDGSTVEGLLPGTGGLGVRRVALASALVARARDVGVELRERTQVLSHRRASEGVTLETAEGPVEARMLVAADGLGSPLRRAEGLDVESTGPRRFGLRRHFQLEPWTPYVEVHFADGVEAYVTPAGARRVGLAFLWEDGIVDGRVAFDTMLARFPRLTERLSGATPDSQVRGAGPLARVARARVADRFALVGDAAGYVDALTGEGLSLAFACAESLGTLLPDALAKGATADALRPYEACFQRVFRKYAWTTRALLMLARRPRLRRPVVRMLARAPWLFERILHAVVT
- a CDS encoding peptidylprolyl isomerase is translated as MEATPSNPHSRTRARRWLFAAGLLPIALGGFAALSASDSGRLDLPEQQDVALVNDKPVSLERFNRLLTFTTSRSATKDGRVPDADALLLKNALVQKLIDEAVTDAAAKDAGIEVSEKDIDVALDAFAQSFPSTDAFKQYVENTPDGTSTAVRSDIRQRLLRERLAKYEAVPVSGEEVKRYYEEHPELFHQPKRVNASEVLVLPGKDSYSKAKELLEKVRQGSIAFADAARQSSDGSTRALGGARVDLTEATMDSAVWKALLARKPGELTDVIETKEGYCFYLVQDVLPELDRKLEDAAPEIQAQLARLYATTRLEGLLPQLRSKAVIKNTFADRYAALLADLLKPGAPASQVSFSLSSTSSAPQPVPAGPAASTSSQSSRPRP